One Zootoca vivipara chromosome 9, rZooViv1.1, whole genome shotgun sequence DNA window includes the following coding sequences:
- the COQ2 gene encoding 4-hydroxybenzoate polyprenyltransferase, mitochondrial, translating to MCAGRLLSRLAGPLCLRWPVAPFRVLASCTSSHEPPRPLGQKTRPLGTLSAAGLVRAAPGPAQPYLRLMRLDKPIGTWLLYLPCTWSIALAAEPGCLPAWDMLLLFGAGAVLMRGAGCTINDMWDQDYDKKVTRTASRPLAAGEISNFQSLVFLGGQLSLALCILLCLNYYSIALGAASLSLVVTYPLMKRITYWPQLFLGLTFNWGALLGWSAVQGSCDWSVCLPLYFSGVFWTLMYDTIYAHQDKRDDLAIGVKSTALRFNENTKPWLSAFSTIMLLGLTAAGMHCDQTFPYYVAVTVAGIHLAQQIYTLDIHKPEDCWKKFSSNRTVGLILFIGIVLGNLRKRKNTEATMQKLDSTEENKVVLQKENEQN from the exons ATGTGCGCCGGGCGGTTACTCTCTCGCCTAGCCGGGCCGCTTTGCCTCAGGTGGCCCGTCGCCCCGTTTCGCGTCTTAGCTAGCTGTACTTCGAGCCATGAGCCTCCCAGGCCGCTCGGGCAGAAGACGCGGCCCCTCGGGACTTTATCGGCGGCGGGTTTGGTGCGGGCGGCGCCCGGGCCGGCTCAGCCCTACCTGCGCCTCATGAGGCTGGACAAGCCTATTG GGACGTGGCTGCTGTACCTACCCTGCACTTGGAGCATAGCCCTTGCAGCAGAACCAGGCTGTCTGCCGGCCTGGGACATGCTGTTACTTTTTGGCGCTGGTGCAGTCCTGATGCGTGGAGCAGGTTGCACAATCAATGACATGTGGGATCAAGACTATGACAAAAAG GTTACAAGAACAGCAAGCCGCCCACTGGCAGCCGGAGAGATTTCAAATTTTCAGTCCCTTGTTTTTCTGGGAGGACAGCTGAGCTTGGCTTTATGCATCCTATTATGTTTAAATTATTACAG TATTGCTCTGGGAGCTGCTTCTTTATCTCTTGTGGTGACTTATCCACTTATGAAGAGAATAACATACTGGCCACAGCTGTTCTTGG GCCTGACTTTCAACTGGGGAGCCTTACTTGGGTGGTCAGCTGTCCAAGGCTCTTGTGACTGGTCAGTTTGCTTGCCCCTGTATTTCTCAGGAGTTTTCTGGACATTAATGTACGACACTATTTATGCTCATCAG GATAAAAGAGATGATCTCGCCATAGGTGTGAAATCTACAGCACTCCGGTTCAATGAAAACACAAAGCCATGGCTCAGTGCTTTCAGCACCATCATGCTTTTGGGACTTACTGCAGCAGGAATGCATTGTGATCAGACTTTTCCATACTATGTCGCTGTGACTGTAGCAGGCATCCACTTGGCTCAGCAG atATACACTTTGGATATTCACAAGCCTGAAGATTGCTGGAAAAAGTTCTCTTCTAACCGCACAGTAGGACTCATACTTTTCATAGGGATTGTTCTTGGAAACTTACGGAAAAGGAAAAATACAGAAGCAACTATGCAAAAGTTAGATAGTACAGaagaaaataaagttgttttgcagaaagaaaatgaacagAACTAA